The following is a genomic window from Xenopus laevis strain J_2021 chromosome 2L, Xenopus_laevis_v10.1, whole genome shotgun sequence.
atattattttattattaacatgtatttatatagcgccaacatattgcgtagcactgtaaagcaaatgtgattatacaactaaatcacatgaattatatacatataacatatggagttacatacatcacaatcaatactggtacaaaaaggtgaaggccctatgcataggtatacactctaaagggaatggagtaatacacaaggtgtgggagtgggcaagatcgaattaagtgggtgagaaatgtggtactgtatgtggtgttgcgtttggtagttaagcagtgagggtaggcttctcgaaagcaGTGCGTTTTAAgaaatttcttgaaagcagaaaggttgggagtaagtcggacagaccgtgggagagagttccagaggtggggtgcagcccttgcaaagtcttgaatgcgagcatgtgatgaagtaatgagagaagagttgagtagcaggtcagtagaggagcgtagtaagcggttgggtgagtatatagagatgagttcagagatgtagggtggggcagagttatgaagtgcttttgaaagtcagtgtcattaatttgaatttgattctgaaaggtagcggaagccagtgcagggattgacagaatggcgaggcagaggaggagcggttgctgaggtgtataagcctcgcagcagtgttcattatggactggagaggtgacagtctctggaggggaaggccaattaaaagagagttacagtagtctagatgtgatatgacgagagagtgaataagaattttggcagcatcttgggtgataaatgatcgtattttggatatgttctttaggtggaattgacatgatttaataagtgactggatatgaggagtgaatgccagggcagaatctaggataaccccaaggcaccgggcctggggagagggggtgatagtggaattgttaactatgatggatacttccatcATAGTACTACTTGCTTCCTGTTAGACCATTTACTGCAGAGGATATTAAaggagtgattcacctttaagttaacttttagtatgttatagaattgccaatcataagcaacttttcaattagtcttcattatttatttttcaaagtttataaaattatttgcctttttcttctagcTCTTTCTATCTTTCAAACATGGGTCACTGAccttatctaaaaacaaatgctccttaaATCTACAAATGTAGTTATGGCTTtttgggcctctcctattcatattccagtctcttattaaaatcagtgcatggttgcaagggtgatttggaccctagataCCAGATTGCTAAATTGCAaataggagagctgctgaataaaaagcttaataactcaaaaacaacaattaTAGTGTGTCTGGTAATTATGGAGAATGGGAGAGCCCTTAGTTAGAATAAAGATGGAACCCTggacaaaatgaataaatatatgtagacattaaataataaaggataaaatataaACGGAGACGAATACAAAGTAATAACTGATAATACACATTGTGGTACaggataataaaaagaaaaaaaagttttaaaagaaaaaaaaaaaagtatggtatTTTGCAAATATTCCTTCGGTTAAAGTGACATTATTTCGTTATTGATTAAATAAGAGGAGGGAAAGAGTGCAATATTGACATTATGGTATTAATTCTAGTAACATATATACGGCTTCCATCATTTAGAATCTCTTCAAATATTAGATCAACTTAACAATTATTATTTCCTTCTACTGATAGTAACATCTTTTTGCCAAAATTATTTTATGCCAGTCTGTGAGAATGAACCTTTTTAGAACGAGTCCACAAATATAAGACAAAGAAttctatttattatgtaatttgATTCAAAAAGAACATATGGGTGGATGACAATTGAGCCAAGTGATTTATCTATTTTAACTGTATTTAGATTTCATACTTACATAAGACTTCTTTAATGCTGTGAACACGTCACTCATACCACAACGATTTAAGGTGTTTTTGATAGGGATTCAACATACTGTGTTATTAGGAATAGTGGTTAAGGTAATGATGACACCTAATTCTAAGGGAAAGCATATAGGTGCAAAAGGTTCATGCTTATGACTGCAATAGTCATGTAATTAAATGCAAAGCTAATTAGCCATGCTGAATCAGAACAATGGAAATAACCAGGGGCATGAAAATAAATGTCCACCAAGAACTTTTTTGACAAGGGAatgaatttttattgttttgtatgtTGGTAGTTACccatatagatacagtatattatatattggtaTCACAAATCATCAAATGAATAAACACTAACATTTTCTAGATTAGACCAAGTAAAATTAAACATTCTCCGTTGCCTTGTGTTACTTTGTAAAACTCACAATAGCTGCAAAATTACAGCTAAGTTTATGTCCCTCTTTGCAGAAGTGGCTGTTGTTTGCTACTAAGGTTACAACACCCAAGTGTTTTGAGTCTGACATGGACAGAAGCATCAGAAAATTCACTTGTCACTCTATCCCTCCCACCCAATAAATCCACTCAACCATATATGGCAAAGTTTATATTCCTTAtcaaaagcatttattttaaagcaaaggTTTAAAGGTTTGTCTAATATACTACATATACTGGTTGGATTCATACTGGATATAAATGACACCCTTTATCTTATTAgagtctttattttactttgtttagtAAGTTCCCATAGCAGGATTGCAACATGCATTCATCTGAAGCATTGCGGTCAGGGTTAGCACACAGGATCAAGCAATGTTGAGAACCTTGATTTCCTTGTACATACTGCTGCAAATGTTTTAATCATTATTGGTTGTTAGTGTCTAGATTATGAATGCTGTCTCATATTCCCAGCCATGACAGTAGTTCTAATGAAAACTGTTGGTATAATCTTTATACTTTACACGTGAGTAGATGACAGGTAGTGGGGCCCATCTACAAATAATCTCCCTTCTAGAATAAACTGCCAAATTAATATGTCTGTAAAATATGTATATCTGCATGACTATTTAACTTGAAAACAATACAGAATAAAGTATGGCTATTTTTCAATGGTTATAATATTTATTAGCAAAATAGTTAATGCACCCTTTCCTATAACTTATCAGCTCTGTAACCATAAATAACAGATGATTGCAGGTAATAGAACAAGGGAAAATAAAGTGATAAACAAATAACGTGTTTCAAAATTTATATACAACTTTAAATCCATTTAAATGTTTGAATAAATGTATAGGTAAAGTTGCCCAAACTCAGTTTACAAAATCCTCTCTGAACTGTTTTAGAAACATTGGTAGGTAGATAATAGGGAACATTTACTCCTccaaaaaagattaaaacaaCCTGCTCAACATTCGTATACTGATCATAAACTGATAACAAGGTTGGATCAGTTGTATTTGATAACCCCACCCAAGTATTTACAACAGCGGAACTGCAGGCAATATGCACCCCAGGAAGGAAGAAGCCTAATAATCTCACATGAAAGCTGGCCTTAATGAATACTGTTAAACATTCTTGCTCGTTACTGACAAATCTGAGCAGTCAAACATTACACACACACCCTTCCCCTCAGCTAGAATGACaatggcgatttttcattctagccagcgggaaggcagttcggggagattgttgctccaaagaagaggagatttgtcgcaggggtttatctacccgaatctgcccttgtgcatttaccctaaggggcccatttattaaacctcaatttttttctggtcgagttctTGAGGGGAAAAActcattttcatggaaaaataaaaactacattttttggaaatgtattataccccaaagctgctaaaaatctgaaatacGCCATCATAAATGGTGCTCGGTTTTGTCACAGTGTTTTTTCGCTTTGaatttttgtagaaaaatgattgataaatgagtttaattcatagaagggagttaggttgactttgttttaagaaaaaaattagattttttattaaattaaatttgagttttagtaaatacacccCTACGTGTTTTTCCGCCCTATGTGTGCAGCCACTGACAAGAACAGTATACACAAGCTggatttaataaaaaacacatattggATTCTCTGGACAAAATCTGACCAATGTGTGCAGTAATACTGTtcctgcagggccggaactaggggtaggcacaagaggcacctgcctagggcgcaaatatGTGGGGGCACCGGGCAGGTACCTtttcaaaagttttctgcctacccctagtccaggtcgctcgctcccctgctgctctcacCCCCTCCTCTCTCTTCTTCTCCCCCTAGCACGCTTCCCTCCCTCCGTCCCCTTCCCCCGCCCTTCCCCTTCATTACTCTGCCAGTGTCTTCTTATTGTGCACACTCACACATATGCACAGTACTGAACGTGCGACCGCGCACACGGTAGCTTGGCTACGAAGCCCCCACTGGCAATTCTTAAGTAAGAGTACATGGCTTGGCACGAGCCCCTTGTGTGCTCTAAGGCCaccttagggtttttttttagttcaaagaAACTTGAAAACCCTTAAAActtgaatgtgtgcttatttattaaaaagcttGAATCTCAAAAACTAAAccatttaaaatcatgaaaaaaaatttaatccagTAAAATCACATTCTATTGATTATTTTCAATGAGTCTACCAAATACTTGAAAAActccaactgaaaaaaagtgcttgAAATTTGCTCCCTATGCCTTCTATATGAACTTGTCAGCTTTCAGATGCCAAATGTTTACATTCGACATTTTCCCTATTTTGCgtgtaataaatctcgaaaattcgagtttcacaaatcATAATGTCTATtgcagaaaaaaacgtgaattctATGGCAAAGTTATCACTAAATTAGGTGAGATCTTTGTGAGCACATATTACATCCCTCTGCTTGTTGCCCTTTCTGCACATGTGAATTTCTCCTAAGCAAAACACTTTTTCACAGACTTACATTTCCCACATGAATGCAGGTGCTGccaacttaatttatttttttcagcgtCTTTCTTAAGCAGTTATGTTTGGcaattacacatttattattcaGATGCTCACCAACTTAAAGATGTGGTTCGGGTGCAACTGACCTGACCCGCTTACCCGCTATGCATAGTTAGAAAccagggtcactcaccgctctcAGTGGGGAACAATATTTCAATGTTCCATGTTGGACGCGCACTCCAGGAACTCTTCGGACGCGgtgtagagtaaaaaaaaagctttatttcacatcagGTAACCAAAcacctgaaaagaaaaaataaagcttttcttTTACTCCGCGTCTGAGGAGTTCTTGGAGTGCGCAACATGGAACGTTACATTTCCCACAGACTTACATTTCACACAGCATAAAAAAACGTTTCACAAATTATCACATCACAGAATTTGGAGCGTACTTTGACTGCTAAAAGCCAGAgaatacattctgaaaaaaaagcagCGGAGTACATGGGTAAATGCTTTAAACTGTTCAAACCTTTTGATTGTGAAGAgttgtgaaaactttcaaatcagTGGAAAGTTTTTCCATATATTAaacaagttggaaaaaaaacattaaaccaaGATCTGCCCCTAAGCCAATCCTAAAAACAGTGACACACAGTGAACTTTACTAGAAAAAACAATGCAACCTTCCCCAAAGTGGACTTAATCTGTCGGCAGTTtatatctgctcgtgtatggggtCCATAAGGCTCGGGGGGGGGCTTTAACAACATAATGGTCTATCTATGGTATATTTTCAATTTTACTCCATGTTTCCACATCTTCCTTTGTAAAACACATGGACAAAAACTATAATTAATATACACAGCCCATGCTTGAAGCAGATAGGCTCTTTCTGTACCACTATGACTTTGTGCACACAGAATAGTTCTCAATGGTACAAGAAAATTGTGAGGAAATGTAACCAAAGATTTATGCATTTCAGTGATGTATAGACAAAGCAATTGCAAACCTCTAAAACTGCCTTTTTCACTGCCATTGCTCCTAGGTGTAATTACACGTAGTCAAAAAAAATCAGCAGAATTTGATGTATGGAAGAATGTAAACGTTGTTAACAGAGGAAGGTAAGTGCATGCAAATAATTTTCTTTTGTCCatatcatttttcatttgtgtgtTAATATTTAGTCATTCTTCCGTCATTAGAAATGGAcaatggagtatatttatcaaagagtgaagtcaaaGATTGAGTCCGCTTGaatgaaataccacctctctccattcatttctatgggatttttaaaggcgtagtTATCATAGGGTGAAAGTGATCATTCACCATTTGATAagaatgcctttaaaaatcccatagaaatcaatgaagagaggctgtatttcactctagcggactgtggcgatctctaactttactctttgataaatataccccaatgtatcATTAAGATCAATTTTAATTACTACCCACAATtgtttgtgttaaaaaatgcaaaataaaaacttgaaggtgttgttcaccttccaaacactttttttcagttcagttgacttcagattgttccccagaaataaagactttttttcaattactttccattatgtattttttactgttcttccaaaatctaagtttaaagttgaatgtttctgtctctggtgtttgagtttggcagctcagtaattcaggtgcaaattctaaatggttacaattttgtaacatttaattgatatattattgagcagcatctctggagtattagcaactattgtatcaattctaacagctgcctgtaatgaaacccagagattctgcccagcagggacaaaaatacaaaaaaggtatcaactaaatgtatcaatttacaacagtttacagggtaggcgacccccccctcccagagctgatttCACAGAtgaaaaatgatactttacactttaatatattagaaaaatattagaaaaatggtgatgtatagaaaatagaaagtaattggaaaaagtcgttatttctggtgatctgaaaacaacttgttgtttgaaggtgaacaacccctttaaaaaaataaataatatataatcgCTATGCtgttcatatattgcaaaattCATTGAAGCCACTTTAACTTGTGATATATAATCACATAATTTCCATTTGTTACATATAGCCTTATGTTATCCCATTATATcctctacagtcatatgaaaatgtttgggaacccctcttaattctttgaagttttgtttatcattggctgagctttcaaagtagcaacttccttttaatatagaacatgcctggaaacagtagtatttcagcatgatataaagtttattggattaacaaaaaatatgcaatatgcatcataaaattagacaggtgcataaatgtgggcaccccaacagagatattacatcaatacttagttgagcctccttttgcaaatgtaacagcctctagatgcctcctatagcctttgatgatgtgtggattctggatggcggaaatctctccagtttagttatatctgatggctgctgagcatggacagcctgcttcaaatcatcccatagattttccatgatattcaagtcgggggactgtaacgaccattccagaatattgtacttctccttctgcataaatgcttttgtagatttcgaagtgtgtttagggtcattgtcttgttgaaatatccaacccctgcataacttcaactttgtgactgatgcttgaacatgatgctgaagaatttgttgatattgggttgaattctcaccctcgactttaacaagggccccagtctctGAACTAGCTACACAGtcccccacagcatgatggaccCTCCACCAAGTTTGACAGTAGATAGCAGggttttttcttggaatgcggtgttcttcttccaccatgcaaagcactttttgttatgaccaaataactaaaatttttttctccaaagcacttagttacaaaatgactgtggcttgtctaaatgagcgactctgtttgtgtttgcgtgagtgcagaaattgtgcaaattgcgctgaattgtagaatgatgtacagatacaccatctgcagcaagatgttcttgcaggtctttggaggtgatcgttgggttgtctgtaaccattttcacaatactccgcatatgccgctcctgtatttctcttggcctgccagacctgggttttacagcaactgtgcctgtggcctttcatttcctgattacattccttgtTGAGGTTGAaacggacagtttaaacctctgagatagctttttgtagccttcccctaaaccatgatacttaacagtctttgtttttagatcttttaaagcattgctttgaggatcccatgttgtcactcttcagaggagagtcaaacagaagcacaacttgcaattagccatcttaaataccttttctcatgattggacacacctgcctatgaagttcaaggctcaactagctaatccaaccaatttggtgttgccagtaatcagtattgagcagttacatgcattaaaattagcaaaattaaaaattaaaagtttttcaCATCTGATTTCatataactgaatactgcttcactaaaaatctttgttcagaagacaccccagtactcagatgttcctgggaaatgaaagacataccactgttatcttttttgttgaatgtggagtaaattattatgcagactgagaggggtttccaaactttttcatatgactgtatttcatAATGTTTATGGTATGCAGAAATGAAAAACCTAATATGCAGGTATTTCCTTTCTCCCCTCAGAAAATAAGGAAGAATATTTGTAAACATGGCTTACACTACGTCAATTACTCTTATGACACAAAATTATTCCAATACAAGCACATGTGATTTGTACAGTCACAGCAACACAGCACGGATTGCCATGCCACTGTTTTacagttttgttttgttgtttggaCTGTTTGGTAATCTTTTGGCTTTACTGGTAATACACCAAAATAGAAGAAAGTTGAACTCGACCACGCTATACTCCACAAACCTAGTAATTTCAGACATTCTGTTTGCTACCGCTTTACCCACAAGAATAACGTACTATGCTCTAGGATTTCACTGGCCTTTCGGGGAGACTCTCTGCAGAATCAcctccttgtttttttatatcaatACCTACGCAGGAGTAAATTTCATGACATGTTTGAGCATAGATCGCTTCTTTGCAGTGGTGCATCCACATCGCTACAACAAGATGAGAAGAGAAAAGTATGCAAAGCTcatctgtgtttttgtttgggtGATTGTATTTTCCCAAACCTTTCCACTTCTTTTACAGCAAATGTCAAAAGAGGAATGGAATGGAAAAGTTTCATGCATGGAATACCCAAATTTTGAAACAATGCCAAATCTGCCATTTATGCTTCTTGGTGCATGCTTTATTGGATATGTTATTCCTTTAGGAATAATATTGGTTTGCTATACCAAAATAAGCACAAAACTTTGCCACATAACAAAGGAAAACCCTCTGTCTGAAAAGTCGGGAACAAACAAGAAAGCTATTGAtacaataattttaattattgttgTGTTTTTAATTTGCTTCACCCCATATCATGTAGCCATCATACAACATATGATTAAGAAGCTGATATACAATCCAGACTGCACTGAGCAGCAACAATTTCAGATCTGCCTTCACATTACTGTGTGTCTAATGAATTTAAACAGTTGCTTGGATCcgtttatttacttttttgcatGCAAAGGATACAAccgaaaagtcatgaaaatactGAAACGCCAAGTAAGCGTATCTTCATCCAGTGCCACCAGACCAGCTGCTGAGGAAAGTTCACGTGATATTGCTGAAAGTCAGTTGATGGTTCCAACAAACATTTCCTTTAGACACAATTAAATCCATGAGCAGATCAGTGTTGAAACATCCTCTAAAAGTGAGTGATGGCCAAGTAATGTGCACACACAGCTCCAGTATCTTTATTGTGTGTCtttgtattaacatttttgtATGACACATAAGTAATTACAAAATTAACAACCTGTCATCCAGCTATTCCTCTTCTAAAAAACACAGCTCATTCATATCAAAGTGATGAAGTGGTCCATTCATTGGAAACTATAGCTAAAGCTATATTTGAGATATTTGTGATATTCACAAAATGAACTTTGcatgtatatataggtatatatgtgGACAAGCTGAACAAAAATTCAAAGGAACTTAAGGTAAAGGACAGCTGCCAGACACAGAAACAAATGTCTTGTACTTAGCCCTTATATTGAATGAAGTGAAAGTATCCATAGAGCACAcatctaaaggggaactatagcgaaaattaaaatttaatttaagcttcagcatactaaaacaATAAGTTTAGaatactaaatagaaaatatttctgaaataatgaagtgtatcttcactattcatctctcaccatctgtttctcttcattatctcttcatgcaggagt
Proteins encoded in this region:
- the LOC108708475 gene encoding G-protein coupled receptor 183; the protein is MAYTTSITLMTQNYSNTSTCDLYSHSNTARIAMPLFYSFVLLFGLFGNLLALLVIHQNRRKLNSTTLYSTNLVISDILFATALPTRITYYALGFHWPFGETLCRITSLFFYINTYAGVNFMTCLSIDRFFAVVHPHRYNKMRREKYAKLICVFVWVIVFSQTFPLLLQQMSKEEWNGKVSCMEYPNFETMPNLPFMLLGACFIGYVIPLGIILVCYTKISTKLCHITKENPLSEKSGTNKKAIDTIILIIVVFLICFTPYHVAIIQHMIKKLIYNPDCTEQQQFQICLHITVCLMNLNSCLDPFIYFFACKGYNRKVMKILKRQVSVSSSSATRPAAEESSRDIAESQLMVPTNISFRHN